The following proteins are co-located in the Cyanobacterium sp. T60_A2020_053 genome:
- a CDS encoding TerD family protein: MGISLQKGQRISLSKIAPSLVAGFIGLGWDVNATDTGADFDLDVSVFLLGDNEKLLSDKHFIFYNNLISPDADQSVKLLGDNRTGEGEGDDEGLIVDLRKVPTEVKKIVVTVTVYEADKRKQNFGQVRNAYFRLVDVQTKEEVLRYDLSEDFSVETAVIMAEVYNQGGEWRVNAVGSGFQGGLQTLLDRYN, from the coding sequence ATGGGTATTTCACTACAAAAAGGACAAAGAATTTCATTATCTAAAATTGCCCCCAGTTTGGTGGCAGGTTTCATCGGTTTGGGTTGGGATGTCAATGCTACGGATACGGGCGCTGATTTTGACCTCGATGTTTCCGTATTCTTACTAGGTGATAATGAAAAACTCCTATCCGACAAACATTTTATCTTTTACAATAATCTTATTAGCCCCGATGCGGATCAATCTGTCAAACTTTTGGGAGATAATCGCACCGGAGAAGGGGAAGGCGACGACGAGGGTTTAATTGTTGACTTGAGAAAAGTACCAACGGAAGTAAAAAAAATTGTCGTCACGGTGACTGTTTATGAAGCTGACAAGAGAAAGCAGAATTTCGGACAGGTAAGAAATGCTTATTTTCGTCTTGTGGATGTACAAACCAAGGAAGAAGTCTTGCGATATGATTTGAGCGAAGATTTTTCAGTGGAAACGGCAGTAATCATGGCGGAAGTTTATAATCAAGGTGGTGAATGGCGCGTTAATGCTGTTGGTTCAGGTTTTCAAGGGGGATTACAGACGCTTTTAGACCGTTACAATTAG
- the lpxD gene encoding UDP-3-O-(3-hydroxymyristoyl)glucosamine N-acyltransferase has translation MKFSDLVAHLSPEAHSLTSHPEINPDITVIVPIEASNNPTSALSLSYIEGDKYKKMVTETTASALILPLDQELQAEATERGIAWLSSSYPRLIFAKTLNLFYQPYKPSPQIHLSALLADGVIVGENVSIGANVVIEKGVKIGDDVCIHPNVVIYPDCIIGNGTVLHSNCTIHERTQIGANCVIHSGAVVGAEGFGFVPIPDGWYKMPQTGCVILEDGVEIGCNSTIDRPAIGDTRLGKNTKLDNLVHIGHNCQIGANCAFAGQVGLAGGVKIGNRVILAGQVGIANQAVIGDGATATAQTGITHNVKAGDVVSGTPSLPHHLYLKVSAMTKYFPEMYKFFRQLEKGQREKGKVKS, from the coding sequence ATGAAATTTAGTGATCTTGTTGCCCATTTATCCCCTGAAGCCCACAGCTTAACTTCTCACCCGGAGATTAACCCAGATATTACGGTGATTGTACCTATCGAAGCAAGTAACAACCCCACCAGCGCCCTCAGCCTTAGCTATATCGAAGGGGATAAGTATAAGAAAATGGTAACAGAAACTACCGCTTCTGCGTTGATTTTACCATTAGATCAGGAATTACAAGCGGAAGCGACTGAAAGGGGCATTGCTTGGTTAAGTTCGAGTTATCCTCGTCTCATTTTCGCCAAAACTCTCAATTTATTTTATCAACCCTATAAACCTTCACCGCAAATTCATCTCAGCGCCCTCCTCGCTGACGGTGTCATAGTAGGGGAAAACGTTTCCATTGGTGCTAATGTGGTTATCGAAAAAGGGGTTAAAATCGGCGATGATGTCTGTATCCATCCTAACGTGGTCATTTACCCTGATTGCATCATCGGTAATGGTACTGTCCTTCATAGTAATTGTACCATCCATGAACGGACGCAAATAGGTGCTAATTGCGTTATTCATAGTGGGGCGGTGGTGGGCGCTGAGGGTTTTGGTTTTGTGCCAATTCCTGACGGTTGGTATAAGATGCCCCAAACCGGTTGCGTTATCCTCGAAGATGGGGTAGAAATTGGCTGTAATAGTACAATAGATCGCCCTGCCATTGGTGACACGCGCCTTGGTAAAAACACGAAGTTAGACAATTTAGTCCACATCGGGCATAATTGTCAAATTGGTGCTAATTGTGCTTTTGCGGGGCAAGTGGGGTTAGCTGGAGGGGTGAAAATTGGTAATCGAGTCATTTTAGCGGGGCAAGTGGGTATTGCTAATCAGGCGGTAATTGGTGATGGCGCTACGGCAACGGCACAAACGGGTATCACCCATAATGTCAAAGCGGGGGATGTGGTTTCTGGCACTCCTTCCCTGCCTCACCATTTATATTTAAAAGTCTCTGCCATGACTAAATATTTTCCTGAAATGTATAAGTTTTTTCGTCAATTAGAAAAAGGGCAAAGGGAAAAGGGCAAAGTTAAAAGCTGA
- a CDS encoding ComF family protein, with amino-acid sequence MINQFLSFFLQKNCPLCQRPSPQIICNYCEQKIKSEQRDLKECIIKIKDYQIIIWGKYDGYLKRAITDLKYNNKPELAKLLGTYLGKLWLNFYKNKLIEKYTVVPIPLHPKKIKIRGFNQAELIADGFCEITGFPHLPHLLSRVKNTEAMFSLTPSQRQANIHQAFTIGKDYHRFNRLSEVIIIDDIYTTGTTVEEAIKVLHTLQIKVQGLGALASSR; translated from the coding sequence ATGATTAATCAATTTTTATCTTTTTTTTTACAAAAAAATTGCCCTCTATGCCAGCGCCCTTCACCGCAAATCATCTGTAATTATTGTGAACAAAAAATTAAAAGTGAGCAAAGAGATTTAAAGGAATGTATTATAAAAATTAAAGATTATCAAATTATAATATGGGGAAAATATGATGGCTATTTAAAAAGAGCAATTACCGATTTAAAGTATAATAATAAACCAGAATTAGCGAAATTATTAGGTACTTATTTAGGAAAACTGTGGTTAAATTTTTACAAAAATAAATTAATAGAAAAATATACCGTAGTTCCTATTCCACTACATCCTAAAAAAATAAAAATTAGAGGTTTTAATCAAGCAGAATTAATCGCCGATGGTTTCTGCGAAATTACTGGTTTTCCTCATCTTCCCCACCTCTTATCACGGGTGAAAAATACCGAAGCTATGTTTAGTTTAACTCCCAGTCAAAGACAAGCCAATATTCATCAGGCTTTCACCATCGGCAAAGATTATCACCGTTTTAATCGTCTTTCTGAGGTGATTATTATTGATGATATTTATACCACAGGCACAACCGTAGAAGAAGCCATTAAAGTTTTACATACTTTACAGATTAAAGTACAAGGGTTAGGGGCGCTGGCATCTAGTCGATAG
- a CDS encoding CocE/NonD family hydrolase, whose product MYSISKETATIKTRDGVNLVADIYRPQTTEKLPILLMRQPYGRAIASTVVYAHPRWYAQQGYIVVIQDVRGRGDSGGEFELFSHEIADGEDTLQWLSNLNGSTGEVGMYGFSYQGMTQLYCAISGGGALKTICPAMVAYDLYSDWAYENGAFCRELNLAWALQLSAETARLKQDLHAYSILYFASRNLPDRYIPSQVEEVLRKYCPSNFYYQWLKHSENDDYWQQLSPSNYFENVDLPMLHIGGWFDNYLRGTMNLYQKMTKKSHFQQSLIIGPWAHLPWGNKRGSQFYSTNANNDINEIQIQWFDYYLKGKKNTDLIPKNIKLFVMGANKYIFAEKFDGQNNINFYLNSTGLANIRDDDGKLINDNIENIENSEDTIVNDFWRPSPSLGGHYSSNAGSFERRELNNRSDILTYTSAPFTTDLTIMGDVEIELYVICERETFDINAVLSEVREDDTIYNFTQGYKRVKNHQQTSTKVTFKLQPTCYEIKRGRALNLSISSSAFPAFNLNQGNPHLSDNFDLDNQTLTLTVLSGKNYPSRLKVDGVR is encoded by the coding sequence ATGTATTCCATCAGCAAAGAAACAGCTACCATCAAAACCCGTGACGGTGTCAACCTTGTTGCCGACATTTATCGCCCTCAAACCACCGAAAAATTACCCATACTATTGATGCGTCAGCCTTATGGTAGGGCCATTGCCTCCACCGTAGTATATGCGCACCCCCGTTGGTATGCCCAACAGGGTTATATTGTTGTGATTCAAGACGTAAGAGGTAGAGGCGATTCGGGTGGAGAATTTGAATTATTTAGCCACGAAATTGCCGACGGGGAAGATACTTTGCAATGGTTAAGTAATCTGAATGGTAGTACGGGTGAAGTGGGAATGTATGGTTTTTCTTATCAAGGTATGACTCAGTTATACTGCGCTATTAGTGGGGGAGGGGCGCTGAAAACCATCTGCCCAGCAATGGTTGCCTATGATTTATACTCAGATTGGGCGTATGAAAATGGTGCTTTTTGTCGTGAATTGAATTTAGCATGGGCGCTACAACTCAGCGCCGAAACAGCGCGCCTCAAACAAGATTTACACGCTTATTCTATCCTTTATTTTGCCTCTCGAAATCTTCCTGATCGATATATTCCTTCTCAGGTGGAAGAAGTGTTGCGGAAATACTGCCCTAGTAATTTTTATTATCAATGGTTAAAACATTCAGAAAATGACGACTATTGGCAACAATTATCTCCTTCTAATTATTTTGAAAATGTGGATTTACCAATGTTACATATCGGCGGTTGGTTTGATAATTATTTGCGCGGGACAATGAATTTATATCAAAAAATGACTAAAAAAAGTCATTTTCAACAAAGTTTAATTATTGGACCTTGGGCGCATTTGCCTTGGGGTAATAAAAGAGGTAGTCAGTTTTACTCAACTAATGCTAATAATGATATTAATGAAATTCAAATTCAATGGTTCGATTATTATTTAAAGGGTAAAAAAAATACTGATTTAATTCCTAAAAATATTAAATTATTTGTCATGGGAGCGAATAAATATATATTTGCAGAAAAGTTTGATGGTCAAAATAATATAAACTTTTACTTAAACAGTACAGGATTAGCTAATATTAGAGATGATGACGGAAAATTAATCAATGATAATATAGAAAATATTGAAAATTCAGAAGATACTATAGTTAATGATTTTTGGCGCCCGTCACCGAGTTTAGGAGGGCATTATAGTAGTAATGCAGGAAGTTTTGAAAGGAGAGAGTTAAATAATCGCAGTGATATTCTTACCTATACTTCAGCGCCCTTCACCACAGATTTAACGATTATGGGTGACGTAGAAATTGAATTATATGTGATATGTGAAAGAGAAACTTTTGATATTAATGCGGTATTATCAGAGGTAAGAGAAGATGACACAATTTATAATTTCACTCAAGGTTATAAAAGAGTGAAAAATCATCAGCAAACATCAACAAAAGTAACTTTTAAATTACAACCAACCTGTTATGAAATAAAACGGGGAAGAGCGCTGAATTTGAGTATTAGTAGTAGCGCTTTTCCTGCCTTTAACTTGAATCAGGGAAATCCTCATTTATCAGATAATTTTGACTTAGACAATCAAACTCTTACTTTAACCGTTTTATCAGGAAAAAATTACCCTTCTCGTTTAAAAGTTGATGGAGTGCGCTGA
- a CDS encoding FHA domain-containing protein produces the protein MKMITCHQCGHQNQDYSKYCDNCGITISPLTESSALHPTPEIEKTELDIGLIFKPKSKKIAPSVDENAPTDLDNSLDKIAQIEIEKQKAVIAESKQTSHYLANNINLNNEPTIMEDLSTKINSEATVLETTPASFNLIHETSQKVFIIPLNQPIITVGRVNDEYKIDVDLSPLPHSDVISRRHFYLYVSSEGCYIEDAGSANGTFLNNQKLKKGGRALVKSGDSLILGRNNQLKFTFQMIN, from the coding sequence ATCAATGTGGACACCAAAATCAAGACTATAGTAAATATTGTGATAATTGTGGGATAACAATTTCACCTTTGACTGAATCCAGCGCCCTTCACCCCACCCCAGAAATCGAAAAAACAGAATTAGATATCGGTTTAATATTCAAGCCAAAAAGTAAAAAGATAGCGCCCTCCGTCGATGAAAATGCACCCACTGATTTAGATAATTCCTTAGACAAAATTGCTCAAATCGAAATAGAAAAGCAAAAAGCAGTTATCGCTGAAAGTAAACAAACTAGCCATTATTTAGCCAATAATATTAACCTTAATAATGAGCCAACAATTATGGAGGATTTATCAACAAAAATCAACTCAGAAGCGACAGTTTTAGAAACTACTCCAGCTAGTTTTAATCTCATTCATGAAACTAGCCAAAAAGTTTTTATCATACCTCTCAATCAACCGATTATAACTGTTGGTCGTGTCAATGATGAGTATAAAATTGATGTGGATTTATCCCCTTTACCCCATAGCGATGTTATTTCTCGCCGTCATTTTTATTTATATGTTAGCTCTGAAGGTTGTTATATTGAGGATGCAGGAAGTGCTAATGGTACATTTCTTAACAATCAGAAACTTAAAAAAGGGGGAAGGGCGCTGGTAAAATCAGGGGATAGCCTAATTTTAGGGCGCAATAATCAACTTAAATTTACTTTTCAAATGATTAATTAG